Proteins co-encoded in one Bacteroidota bacterium genomic window:
- a CDS encoding T9SS type A sorting domain-containing protein, producing the protein MKKLYAFFILSFYSLNFIAQDWVDMMEQPGSNFYTIQAAFNNYFTTHDPTEKGKGWKQFKRWENYMEPRVYPSGDLTLPSQNMKNFETFLQNNSTQKLSNPNMIASSTWTAVGPFGAISGSAGGQLLKSGRLNFITIHPAGSNTLFVGAPAGGLWKSTNGGTSWTTNTDFLTVTGCSDLAIDPSNPNIMYLATGDGDAGDTYSTGILKSIDGGNTWAATGLAWTVNQGRTIRRLIINPTNPQILIAATNVGIYRTTNAGTSWTQVFTTSTHDLEFKPGNPNTVYAGGATFRISNDGGATWATVNAGLPTTGVNRMAVAVTPNDPNYVYVLASLSSNSGFQGFYRSTNSAVSFSTMATSPNLLGWSSTGSDTGGQGWYDLCVAASPLNKDEVVVGGVNVWRTTNGGTNWTLYGHWTGSGAPFTHADHHDLEYDAAGTLFNCNDGTVYRRTATNWQEISGLMNISQIYKIGTSALTANFWITGHQDNGTSYWNGTTYAARMGGDGMDCFIDRTNNANMFASYYSGAFRYSTNTGASWNTPSGLSGTGNWVSPWKQDPSNANNVWAGRQQMFRSTNKGVNFTATAGSMSGTSTIVEFAIAPTNGNILYVIKGTAIWKTTDAGATWTNITGTVPTGSGAPTFITVSPTDANKLWVTLSGYSAGNKVFMSTNGGTTWTNYTSNLPNLPANCSVYQVGTNDMVYVGMDVGVYYRDNLSSTWTLYNTGLPNTPVFDMEISPANPTKLIAATYGRGVWMVDVISAAPPVSSFSVAAAGICAGQNTVFNDQSSNAPTTWSWSVTPSAGVTVNTSASQNPTVNFSTGGTYVVSMVASNGSGPGTLTTQTITVNNTPTVLVSNASQTVCAGSPVTFSASGASAYSWTSGGGTGSSATYSPSAPTSYTVTGNNGGCSSTAVANVAINALPSVSVSGVNSVCIGNTTNLTASGATTYTWNTSATTAVIAVSPTITTNYTVTGTGSNGCRNTAVKTLSVNPLPTVSTAGSSSAVCIGSNASLVASGASTYTWMPGNLTGASVAVSPTVNTTYTVTGTSTAGCTNTAVRSITVNSLPTVNAVASNTAICAGQSTTLTASGATSYTWMPGSITGNPIAPTPAASTTYTLLGANANGCVGTAVRNIVVNPNPTVAVSNANQTICSGNSVTFNASGASTYVWTSGGGTGASATYTPSSNSTYTVTGTSLGCSSNAVVNVTVSGTPTVIVSNPNQAICSGSSVTFNASGAASYNWTSGGGTSASATYSPSGSTSYTVTGNNGTCASSAVVNVTVNPTPTVTIANANQVICIGSSVTFSASGASTYNWTSGGGTSSVATFTPTSSTNYTVTGTNGACTGLAVASVSVSTCTGINEANNNSGFAVYPNPTTGKITVANLNANSVDVVVEVVDVLGKVHAKNTIEPSASVKSIEIDLSSVANGIYFVKLTAGKNKAEVIKVIKN; encoded by the coding sequence GGGTTGGAAACAATTTAAGCGTTGGGAAAATTACATGGAACCGCGTGTTTACCCTTCAGGGGATTTAACCTTGCCGTCTCAAAACATGAAAAATTTTGAGACTTTCCTTCAGAATAATTCTACACAAAAATTAAGTAATCCAAATATGATCGCATCCTCTACATGGACGGCTGTGGGTCCTTTTGGAGCTATAAGCGGAAGTGCAGGCGGTCAGCTTTTAAAATCCGGTCGTTTAAATTTTATCACCATTCATCCTGCCGGCTCTAACACTTTATTTGTGGGCGCACCGGCAGGTGGTTTATGGAAATCTACCAATGGAGGTACAAGTTGGACAACCAACACTGATTTCTTAACGGTTACCGGATGTTCTGATTTAGCAATTGATCCAAGCAATCCTAACATTATGTATTTAGCAACAGGTGATGGTGATGCCGGGGATACTTATTCAACAGGAATATTGAAATCAATTGATGGTGGAAACACTTGGGCAGCTACAGGTTTAGCTTGGACTGTTAATCAAGGACGCACTATTCGTAGATTAATAATTAACCCAACCAACCCTCAAATTCTTATTGCCGCAACAAATGTTGGAATATACAGAACCACAAATGCCGGTACATCATGGACGCAAGTATTTACAACAAGTACTCATGATTTAGAGTTCAAGCCCGGAAATCCGAATACGGTTTACGCGGGTGGCGCAACATTCAGAATTTCTAACGACGGTGGAGCAACATGGGCAACGGTAAATGCAGGTTTGCCAACAACTGGAGTTAATCGTATGGCTGTTGCAGTAACACCGAACGACCCTAATTATGTTTATGTTTTAGCTTCATTAAGTTCTAATAGTGGCTTTCAAGGATTTTACCGTTCTACAAACAGTGCAGTGAGTTTTTCAACGATGGCAACATCTCCAAATTTATTGGGATGGAGTAGCACAGGAAGCGATACCGGTGGACAAGGCTGGTATGATTTGTGTGTCGCAGCTTCTCCATTAAACAAAGATGAAGTTGTAGTAGGTGGCGTGAACGTGTGGCGCACTACAAATGGCGGTACAAACTGGACGTTGTATGGACATTGGACAGGAAGCGGCGCGCCTTTTACACATGCCGATCATCACGATTTAGAGTATGATGCCGCAGGAACCTTATTCAATTGTAATGATGGAACTGTTTATAGAAGAACAGCTACAAACTGGCAAGAGATTTCTGGTTTAATGAATATTTCTCAAATCTACAAAATTGGAACATCAGCCTTAACCGCTAATTTTTGGATTACCGGACATCAGGATAATGGAACCAGTTATTGGAATGGAACAACTTATGCGGCTCGTATGGGTGGTGATGGAATGGATTGTTTTATTGACAGAACAAATAACGCGAATATGTTTGCCTCGTACTATAGCGGTGCATTCAGGTATTCAACAAATACCGGTGCAAGCTGGAATACACCAAGCGGATTATCCGGTACAGGTAACTGGGTTTCGCCTTGGAAACAAGATCCTTCTAACGCGAATAACGTGTGGGCCGGACGCCAGCAAATGTTCCGCTCAACAAACAAAGGTGTGAATTTTACGGCAACTGCAGGTAGTATGAGTGGCACTTCAACTATAGTTGAGTTTGCAATTGCACCAACCAATGGAAATATTTTATATGTAATAAAGGGAACTGCTATTTGGAAAACAACGGATGCCGGTGCTACTTGGACAAATATTACAGGAACCGTTCCTACAGGAAGCGGCGCGCCAACATTCATTACAGTTTCTCCAACGGATGCAAATAAATTATGGGTTACATTAAGTGGTTATTCAGCCGGAAATAAAGTATTCATGAGTACTAATGGCGGAACTACATGGACGAATTATACATCCAATCTTCCAAACCTTCCTGCTAATTGTTCCGTTTATCAGGTTGGAACGAATGATATGGTATATGTTGGAATGGATGTTGGTGTTTATTATAGAGATAATTTATCTTCAACTTGGACACTTTATAATACAGGTTTACCAAATACACCTGTGTTTGACATGGAAATATCTCCGGCTAATCCAACAAAATTAATCGCAGCTACTTACGGTCGCGGTGTTTGGATGGTAGATGTAATTTCTGCCGCTCCTCCTGTTTCAAGTTTTTCAGTAGCTGCTGCCGGAATTTGTGCCGGACAAAATACAGTATTTAATGATCAGTCGAGCAATGCCCCAACTACTTGGAGCTGGAGCGTAACACCATCAGCAGGTGTTACCGTAAATACTTCGGCTTCTCAAAACCCAACCGTTAATTTTTCAACCGGCGGTACATATGTTGTTTCCATGGTGGCAAGTAACGGAAGTGGTCCCGGTACATTAACAACACAAACTATAACGGTTAACAACACTCCTACAGTATTAGTTTCAAATGCAAGTCAAACAGTGTGTGCCGGAAGTCCGGTTACATTCAGCGCATCCGGAGCTTCGGCGTATAGCTGGACAAGTGGAGGAGGAACAGGATCAAGTGCAACGTATTCTCCATCTGCACCTACTTCTTATACAGTTACCGGAAATAATGGCGGATGTTCTTCAACAGCTGTAGCAAACGTTGCGATAAATGCTTTACCAAGTGTTTCTGTAAGCGGTGTTAATTCTGTTTGTATTGGTAACACAACAAATTTAACAGCATCAGGCGCTACAACATACACATGGAATACATCGGCAACAACAGCGGTTATTGCTGTGTCACCAACTATCACAACAAATTATACAGTAACAGGAACCGGATCTAACGGTTGTAGGAATACGGCAGTTAAAACTTTAAGTGTAAATCCACTTCCAACGGTGAGCACCGCAGGAAGTAGTAGCGCAGTTTGTATTGGTTCAAATGCTTCCCTTGTTGCGAGTGGTGCATCAACGTACACATGGATGCCGGGGAATTTAACCGGAGCGAGTGTGGCTGTTTCTCCAACAGTTAATACTACTTATACAGTAACCGGAACTTCAACTGCAGGTTGTACAAATACTGCTGTTAGAAGCATTACAGTTAATTCTTTACCTACAGTAAATGCGGTAGCAAGTAATACGGCAATTTGTGCCGGACAAAGTACTACCTTAACCGCTAGCGGAGCAACGTCTTATACTTGGATGCCGGGATCAATTACAGGAAATCCAATAGCTCCGACTCCTGCTGCAAGTACAACCTATACATTGTTAGGAGCGAATGCGAATGGTTGTGTTGGTACAGCTGTAAGAAACATTGTAGTAAATCCTAATCCAACAGTGGCTGTTTCTAATGCAAATCAAACCATTTGTTCAGGAAACTCAGTAACCTTTAATGCCAGTGGTGCATCAACGTATGTTTGGACAAGCGGAGGCGGTACAGGTGCTAGCGCTACTTATACACCATCTTCCAATTCAACTTATACAGTAACCGGAACTTCTTTGGGATGTTCTTCAAACGCTGTGGTTAATGTAACGGTTAGCGGCACTCCTACAGTGATAGTTTCTAATCCAAACCAAGCAATTTGTTCGGGAAGTTCGGTAACATTTAATGCCAGTGGAGCTGCTTCTTATAACTGGACTTCAGGTGGGGGAACTTCAGCTTCGGCTACTTATTCACCTTCAGGTTCTACGTCTTATACGGTTACAGGGAATAACGGAACATGTGCTTCAAGTGCTGTGGTTAACGTTACAGTAAATCCAACACCAACAGTAACTATTGCTAATGCAAATCAAGTAATTTGTATTGGAAGCTCTGTTACATTCAGTGCAAGTGGAGCTAGTACTTACAATTGGACTTCAGGTGGTGGAACATCATCCGTAGCAACATTCACACCAACATCTTCTACGAATTATACTGTAACAGGAACGAATGGCGCATGTACTGGTTTGGCAGTTGCCAGCGTTAGTGTTTCTACCTGTACAGGTATTAACGAAGCGAATAATAACTCTGGGTTTGCAGTTTATCCTAATCCTACAACAGGTAAAATTACTGTTGCTAATTTGAATGCAAACAGCGTTGATGTGGTTGTTGAAGTTGTAGATGTATTAGGAAAGGTACACGCTAAAAACACTATTGAGCCAAGTGCTTCAGTGAAATCAATTGAGATTGATTTATCTTCTGTTGCAAATGGAATTTACTTTGTGAAATTAACAGCGGGTAAAAACAAAGCTGAGGTTATAAAAGTAATTAAGAATTAA
- a CDS encoding radical SAM protein, translating into MAQRIQVKSVLNKAKQTDSWFLDGYTINPYSGCSFNCLYCYIRGSKYGEHMEEKVSIKENTLEILDKQLHNRAKKQEFAFVVIGTATDPYLHFESEEKLTRGILELILKHRFPAHIVTKSELITRDFDLLEEINKVAILPMNLAHKMERKVVVSFSFSSVDDTVGKIFEPGAPLPSLRLKTLETTVKNGFLAGVSMMPTIPFVSDTTESLNQMFSAFKQHGAHYAMPSTITLFGNSRGDSKTMMFRAIEKHYPHLLEKYKKWFDQSDYMPAYYNNAFNKKMKELSQEFNLPLRIVQ; encoded by the coding sequence ATGGCTCAACGCATACAAGTTAAATCTGTTTTAAACAAAGCCAAACAAACCGATTCGTGGTTTTTAGATGGCTACACAATTAATCCTTACAGCGGTTGTTCATTTAACTGTTTGTATTGTTATATCCGCGGCAGTAAGTATGGCGAACATATGGAAGAGAAAGTTTCCATTAAGGAAAACACGCTTGAAATACTGGACAAACAATTACACAATAGAGCCAAAAAACAAGAATTTGCTTTTGTCGTTATCGGCACCGCTACCGATCCCTATTTGCATTTCGAGTCGGAAGAAAAACTAACAAGAGGAATTTTGGAGTTAATACTAAAACATCGCTTTCCTGCCCACATTGTCACTAAGTCTGAATTAATAACACGTGATTTTGATTTATTGGAAGAGATAAACAAAGTAGCCATTTTGCCAATGAATCTTGCACATAAGATGGAACGAAAAGTCGTTGTGAGTTTTTCTTTCTCAAGTGTTGACGACACAGTAGGAAAAATATTCGAACCCGGCGCACCACTACCCTCCTTAAGATTAAAGACACTTGAAACAACTGTAAAGAATGGATTTCTTGCCGGCGTAAGTATGATGCCAACTATTCCTTTCGTTAGTGATACGACTGAATCTCTTAACCAAATGTTTTCAGCCTTTAAACAACACGGGGCGCATTACGCGATGCCTTCTACAATAACTTTGTTCGGTAATTCAAGAGGCGATAGTAAAACCATGATGTTTCGTGCCATTGAAAAACACTACCCGCATCTTTTAGAAAAATATAAAAAGTGGTTTGACCAATCGGATTACATGCCTGCGTATTATAACAACGCGTTTAATAAAAAAATGAAGGAATTGAGTCAAGAGTTTAATTTACCCTTGCGTATTGTTCAATAA
- a CDS encoding thioredoxin family protein: MKKFILGIILSIFSFGILTAQDNPVHWSFSSKKISDCEYDLIFKAKIDEPWHLYSLNKAGDEGPNPTVFTFKKNSDYELIGKVKQGKPLKEFDKVFEMNVEYYKHEATFTQRIKLLTDKKIKITGKYEYQSCTEEKCIFPPADNFDFELQGTAACNTGSSATATTPTLTESTVKDSTNEAAVQVAEKDSANQANAQTGAVIKETHYEDQKPAATSMSWFGIFLAGFIGGFAALLTPCVFPMIPMNVSFFTKQSKTKQQGIRNALTYALFIIILYVGLGLGVTLIFGAGALHTLSTNVWFNLAFFVLLLVFAASFLGAFEIVLPSSFVNKMDAKADKGGLIGIFFMAFTLALVSFSCTGPIIGTLLVEASSTGNIAGPFWGMFGFALALSLPFGLFAAFPGWLNSLPQSGGWLNAVKVTLGFLELALALKFASNADLVVQAGILTREVFIGLWIVIFGLLGVYLIGGFKTSHDSDLKHVSVTRLFFAITSFFITIYLIPGMWGAPLKIFSGILPPLEYSESPHGFGGSGSAHTVSASENPVDKEFAQYIEVNKNGIVHFKNDYEHALAYAKKVGKPLMVDFTGHACANCRKTEDYVWPDGEVTKRLNNDVVLVSLYVDDKRELAEKDYMNVHWYGKDRVITDIGDKFKYMEETLYGQSTQPLYVLLDHNEKLIAPVRGYDPNIADYVKWLDDGINTFKSKQK, translated from the coding sequence ATGAAAAAATTCATCTTAGGAATAATATTATCAATTTTTAGTTTTGGAATTCTAACCGCGCAGGACAATCCGGTTCATTGGAGTTTCTCTTCCAAAAAAATCAGCGATTGCGAATACGATTTGATCTTTAAAGCTAAAATTGATGAACCATGGCATTTATATTCTTTAAACAAAGCCGGCGATGAAGGTCCAAACCCTACTGTATTTACATTCAAGAAAAATTCCGATTACGAATTAATCGGTAAAGTAAAACAAGGCAAACCGCTAAAAGAGTTTGACAAAGTTTTTGAGATGAATGTAGAGTATTATAAACATGAAGCCACCTTTACACAACGTATTAAACTTTTAACCGATAAGAAAATAAAAATTACCGGTAAATACGAATACCAGTCATGTACTGAAGAAAAGTGTATTTTCCCACCGGCTGATAATTTTGATTTTGAATTACAAGGAACAGCAGCGTGCAATACCGGTTCTTCAGCCACAGCAACAACACCTACTTTAACAGAATCTACAGTTAAGGACTCTACTAATGAGGCTGCTGTTCAGGTTGCCGAAAAAGATTCTGCCAATCAAGCAAACGCACAAACAGGTGCAGTGATAAAAGAAACACATTATGAAGATCAAAAGCCGGCAGCTACCTCTATGTCGTGGTTCGGAATATTTTTAGCAGGCTTTATTGGCGGATTCGCGGCATTACTTACACCTTGTGTGTTTCCAATGATTCCAATGAATGTAAGTTTCTTTACCAAGCAAAGTAAAACCAAACAACAAGGTATTCGTAATGCTTTAACTTATGCTCTATTTATCATTATTCTTTATGTTGGTTTAGGACTTGGCGTTACTTTAATTTTCGGTGCGGGCGCTCTTCATACGCTTTCTACTAATGTTTGGTTCAATCTCGCATTCTTTGTTCTTCTCTTGGTTTTTGCCGCCTCGTTTTTAGGCGCATTCGAAATTGTATTACCAAGTTCCTTCGTGAACAAAATGGATGCTAAAGCAGACAAAGGTGGCTTGATTGGAATTTTCTTTATGGCATTTACTTTAGCGCTCGTTTCATTTTCTTGTACAGGACCAATCATCGGTACGTTATTAGTTGAAGCATCTTCAACAGGAAATATTGCCGGTCCGTTTTGGGGTATGTTTGGTTTTGCATTGGCATTATCATTACCATTCGGCTTGTTCGCTGCTTTCCCTGGATGGTTAAACTCATTACCACAATCAGGAGGATGGCTTAATGCCGTTAAGGTTACGCTTGGTTTTTTAGAATTAGCACTCGCACTTAAATTTGCATCTAACGCAGATTTAGTTGTACAAGCCGGCATTCTTACACGCGAAGTTTTCATTGGATTATGGATTGTAATTTTTGGTTTATTAGGTGTTTACTTGATTGGGGGATTTAAAACTTCACATGACAGCGATTTAAAGCACGTATCTGTTACACGTTTATTTTTCGCTATCACATCCTTCTTCATTACGATTTATTTAATCCCGGGCATGTGGGGAGCTCCTTTAAAAATATTCAGTGGGATATTGCCTCCGTTAGAATATTCTGAATCACCGCATGGATTTGGAGGAAGCGGCAGTGCGCACACCGTTAGTGCTTCAGAAAATCCTGTCGACAAAGAATTTGCTCAGTACATTGAGGTGAATAAAAACGGTATTGTTCATTTCAAGAACGATTACGAACATGCATTAGCTTACGCTAAAAAAGTTGGAAAACCTCTTATGGTTGATTTTACAGGACATGCCTGCGCTAATTGTCGTAAAACTGAGGATTATGTTTGGCCGGATGGTGAAGTAACAAAACGATTAAATAACGATGTGGTTTTAGTTTCTCTTTACGTGGATGACAAGCGCGAACTAGCGGAAAAAGATTACATGAATGTGCATTGGTATGGTAAAGATCGCGTGATTACCGACATTGGGGATAAGTTTAAATACATGGAGGAAACTTTATACGGACAAAGCACGCAACCTCTGTATGTATTGTTAGACCATAATGAAAAGTTAATCGCACCGGTGCGCGGTTACGATCCAAACATTGCTGATTACGTGAAGTGGTTAGATGATGGCATCAACACTTTTAAATCCAAACAAAAATAG